A genomic stretch from Cloacibacterium caeni includes:
- a CDS encoding peroxiredoxin, producing MALVGRKFPNVTVDAISKSGENLRINVLEEAVKNQSKVLLFWYPKDFTFVCPTELHAFQAALEEFKNRNTMVIGASCDTNEVHFAWLSTPKNMGGIEGVTYPLLADTHRQLANILGIVDQDFEYDEEGNETFSGSNVTYRATYLIDEEGKVFHESVNDMPLGRNVAEYLRLIDAYTHVQKYGEVCPANWQEGKAAMNATRTATAEYLSQN from the coding sequence ATGGCATTAGTAGGAAGAAAATTTCCAAATGTAACGGTAGACGCAATCTCTAAATCAGGAGAAAATTTAAGAATTAACGTTTTAGAAGAAGCAGTAAAAAATCAATCAAAAGTTTTATTATTTTGGTATCCAAAAGACTTTACTTTTGTTTGTCCAACAGAATTACACGCTTTTCAAGCTGCTTTAGAAGAATTTAAAAACAGAAACACTATGGTTATTGGTGCTTCTTGTGACACAAACGAGGTACACTTCGCATGGTTATCTACTCCAAAAAATATGGGTGGAATCGAAGGAGTGACTTATCCACTTTTAGCTGATACACACAGGCAATTGGCTAATATTTTAGGAATTGTAGACCAAGATTTCGAATATGATGAAGAAGGAAACGAAACTTTTTCTGGGTCTAACGTAACGTACAGAGCAACTTATTTAATTGATGAAGAAGGAAAGGTTTTCCACGAAAGCGTAAATGATATGCCTCTTGGAAGAAACGTAGCTGAATATTTAAGATTAATTGATGCTTATACTCACGTTCAAAAATACGGAGAAGTTTGTCCAGCAAACTGGCAAGAAGGTAAAGCAGCAATGAATGCTACTAGAACTGCAACTGCAGAATATCTTAGCCAAAACTAA
- a CDS encoding methylglyoxal synthase, producing MTKNVRLLSPQKTIALIAHDHKKDELLEWVKKHSEVIQQHQLIATGTTGKLIENELGVPVHRVMSGPLGGDQQLGAMIAEGKIDIVIFFWDPMEAQPHDPDVKAFLRICAVWNIIVACDASTADFILTSPFMHTEYAVETPDYKVYLNRNIEKGIS from the coding sequence ATGACTAAAAATGTAAGGTTGCTTTCTCCTCAAAAAACTATAGCGCTTATTGCTCATGACCATAAAAAAGATGAATTACTTGAATGGGTAAAAAAACACAGTGAAGTGATTCAACAACATCAATTAATTGCTACAGGAACCACGGGAAAATTGATAGAAAATGAATTGGGAGTTCCTGTTCACAGAGTAATGAGTGGGCCACTTGGTGGAGATCAACAACTCGGTGCAATGATTGCCGAAGGAAAAATAGATATCGTTATTTTCTTTTGGGATCCTATGGAAGCACAACCTCATGATCCAGATGTGAAGGCTTTTTTAAGAATCTGTGCGGTTTGGAATATTATCGTAGCTTGTGATGCTTCTACCGCAGATTTTATTCTGACTTCGCCTTTTATGCACACAGAATATGCAGTAGAAACTCCCGACTATAAAGTGTATTTAAATAGAAATATAGAAAAAGGAATTTCATAA
- a CDS encoding GNAT family N-acetyltransferase: protein MNYQIREMLPEDGTRVLEILKQGIEGGNATFDKDVPSWETWDNKYFKVCRLVLVNENGVVQGWAAIQPVSARACFKGVAEVSIYLDNSVHGKGFGEMMLHKLIEETEEHEFWTLQSGIFPENVASIKIHEKLGFRIIGRREKIAEMNSVWRDIILLERRTHKF, encoded by the coding sequence ATGAACTACCAAATCCGTGAAATGCTTCCAGAAGATGGAACGAGAGTTTTAGAAATTTTAAAACAAGGAATCGAAGGCGGCAATGCTACTTTTGACAAAGATGTTCCAAGTTGGGAAACTTGGGACAATAAATATTTCAAAGTTTGTAGATTGGTTTTGGTAAACGAAAATGGAGTAGTGCAAGGTTGGGCTGCTATTCAACCGGTTTCTGCAAGAGCATGCTTCAAAGGTGTTGCCGAAGTCAGCATTTATCTAGATAATTCAGTTCATGGAAAAGGATTTGGCGAAATGATGCTCCATAAATTAATAGAAGAAACCGAAGAACATGAATTCTGGACTTTACAATCAGGTATTTTCCCAGAAAATGTAGCGAGTATAAAAATTCATGAAAAATTAGGCTTCAGAATCATTGGAAGAAGAGAAAAAATCGCTGAAATGAACAGTGTTTGGAGAGATATTATTCTTTTAGAAAGAAGAACTCATAAATTCTAA
- a CDS encoding IS3 family transposase (programmed frameshift): MENREKTVEKRTQQDYTMAFKLGIVSRVEKGEFTYKQAQQHYGIQGRSTVLVWLRKYGNLDWSKPTIHTMLQSKETPAEKIKRLEKELADEKLKTKVLNMMIDISDKQYGTQIRKKFYAQTVRQLQEKGLSLSKICRLFGISRQAIYQQRQRLCVREKELEKVKQFVEEIRLEQPRIGTRKLYYLLKNKFKLEKIKIGRDALFNYLRRENLLIYPKKRYTRTTFSKHWLRKHPNLLKTTCLKRKEQVFVSDITYIKTKTNVCYLSLVTDAYSRKIMGYELSENMNAENVVKALKMAVKNRTTHLPLIHHSDRGLQYCSEVYQKVLVENKIKPSMTDGYDCYQNALAERINGILKQEFLIYKCKNIQDLKQMVKESIYIYNNKRPHLSLKMKTPETIHKKSGKSISSGLVF; the protein is encoded by the exons ATGGAAAATCGAGAGAAGACAGTAGAAAAGCGTACACAACAAGATTACACAATGGCTTTTAAATTAGGTATTGTAAGCCGTGTAGAAAAGGGCGAATTCACTTACAAACAGGCACAACAACATTACGGTATCCAAGGTAGAAGCACCGTTTTGGTTTGGCTCAGAAAATATGGTAATTTAGATTGGAGCAAACCCACCATTCATACCATGTTACAATCCAAAGAAACACCCGCCGAAAAGATTAAAAGATTAGAGAAAGAATTAGCTGATGAGAAACTGAAAACCAAAGTTCTCAATATGATGATTGATATCTCCGACAAGCAATACGGCACACAGATCCGAAAAAAGT TTTACGCCCAAACAGTCAGACAACTCCAAGAAAAAGGATTGAGTTTATCCAAAATCTGCAGATTGTTTGGGATAAGCAGACAAGCCATTTACCAGCAGCGCCAAAGATTATGTGTTCGGGAAAAAGAATTGGAGAAAGTTAAACAATTCGTTGAGGAGATTCGTTTAGAACAGCCCAGAATAGGAACAAGAAAACTTTATTATTTGCTTAAAAATAAGTTCAAGCTTGAAAAGATAAAAATAGGCAGAGATGCGCTGTTCAATTATTTACGAAGAGAAAACCTGCTTATTTATCCTAAGAAAAGATATACAAGAACAACTTTCTCCAAACACTGGCTCAGAAAACACCCCAACCTTTTGAAAACGACTTGCCTAAAAAGAAAAGAACAGGTATTTGTAAGCGATATCACTTATATAAAAACCAAAACGAATGTCTGTTATTTATCTTTGGTTACGGATGCTTACAGCAGAAAAATAATGGGTTACGAATTAAGTGAAAATATGAATGCTGAAAATGTAGTCAAAGCTCTGAAAATGGCCGTTAAAAACAGAACAACACATCTTCCGCTTATTCATCACTCAGACAGGGGATTGCAATATTGCTCAGAAGTGTATCAGAAAGTACTTGTTGAAAACAAAATAAAACCCTCAATGACAGATGGCTATGATTGTTATCAAAATGCTTTGGCAGAAAGAATAAACGGAATATTGAAGCAGGAATTTTTAATTTATAAATGCAAAAACATTCAGGATTTAAAACAAATGGTTAAAGAAAGTATTTATATTTACAACAACAAAAGACCACATCTTAGTCTGAAGATGAAAACCCCGGAAACAATCCACAAAAAATCCGGAAAATCAATATCTTCCGGATTGGTATTTTAA
- the uvrA gene encoding excinuclease ABC subunit UvrA has protein sequence MSTEKEYIEIYGAREHNLKNINVKIPRNELVTITGLSGSGKSSLAFDTIFAEGQRRYIETFSAYARQFLGGLERPDVDKIEGLSPVIAIEQKTTNKNPRSTVGTVTELYDFLRLLFARVSDAYSLETGQKMVSYTEEQILETIKENYKGEKVLLLAPVIRSRKGHYHELFVQLAKKGYSQARIDGELQDIEYDLKLDRYKTHDIEVVIDRWIIGENATEIRMAKSLKTALQMGEGVVMVQKLGATDYQYFSKNLMDAHSGNALPIPEPNTFSFNSPKGSCPTCKGLGTIKKINEEFLVENPNFSINQGALLPLEVLKGNKWLLTQIKNILEIFGLGLNTSFNEIPREAVDYIYYGCQKEFTADLKYAGISKKIKINFEGLIPYLSQVIEDKENYDAVVLERQFTTEETCPECNGARLQKSSLAFKIDGKNIAEINALSLLDLKDWIQEVKEKFSEKNKIIANEILKEIETRLQFLLDVGLDYLSLSRSSRTLSGGESQRIRLATQIGSQLVNVLYILDEPSIGLHQRDNERLINSLKNLRDIGNSVLVVEHDKDMILEADYVLDIGPRAGKHGGEILWQGKPKDLIKANTITADYLTGKRSIEIPKERRKGNGKFLKLKGATGNNLKNVNLEVPLGKLVVVTGISGSGKSSLINGTLYPILNKHFYRAVQEPLPYKKFEGIENIDKIVDVDQTPIGRTPRSNPATYTGMFTDIRNLFAELPESKIRGYKAGRFSFNVKGGRCETCQGGGLKVIEMNFLPDVYVHCETCNGKRFNRETLEVRYKGKSISDVLEMTIDEAVDFFQPIPKIYAKVKTLQDVGLGYITLGQQSTTLSGGEAQRIKLATELAKKQTGNTLYILDEPTTGLHFEDVKILMEAINQLVELGNSFIIIEHNLDVIKLADHIIDIGPEGGKHGGEIIATGTPEELIKSKKSLTAKFLKKEMELTNPKIGLQVLH, from the coding sequence ATGAGTACAGAAAAAGAATACATCGAAATATACGGAGCTAGAGAACACAATCTTAAAAACATCAATGTTAAAATTCCTAGAAATGAATTGGTTACCATTACGGGACTTTCAGGTTCTGGGAAATCTTCTTTGGCATTTGATACCATTTTTGCAGAAGGACAAAGACGTTATATCGAAACTTTTTCTGCTTATGCTCGTCAGTTTTTGGGCGGTTTAGAGCGTCCAGATGTTGATAAAATCGAAGGACTTTCTCCTGTAATTGCCATCGAACAAAAGACTACCAATAAAAATCCACGTTCTACAGTGGGTACCGTGACAGAATTGTATGATTTTCTACGTTTGCTTTTCGCCAGAGTTTCAGATGCTTATTCTTTGGAAACTGGTCAAAAAATGGTGAGCTACACAGAAGAACAAATTCTAGAAACCATCAAAGAAAATTATAAAGGCGAAAAAGTTTTGCTTTTAGCACCTGTCATTCGTTCTAGAAAAGGACATTACCACGAACTCTTTGTGCAATTGGCTAAAAAAGGGTATTCTCAAGCCAGAATCGATGGAGAATTACAAGATATAGAATATGATTTAAAGCTTGACCGTTACAAAACTCACGATATAGAAGTGGTAATAGACCGATGGATTATCGGCGAAAACGCTACGGAAATCAGAATGGCAAAATCGCTGAAAACGGCTTTGCAAATGGGAGAAGGAGTAGTGATGGTTCAGAAATTAGGCGCAACAGACTATCAATATTTTTCTAAAAATTTGATGGATGCACACAGCGGAAATGCTTTGCCTATTCCAGAGCCAAACACGTTTTCTTTCAACTCACCAAAGGGAAGTTGCCCAACTTGTAAAGGTCTCGGAACCATCAAGAAAATCAATGAAGAATTTTTGGTAGAAAACCCTAATTTTTCTATCAATCAAGGCGCTTTATTGCCTCTAGAAGTTTTGAAAGGAAACAAATGGCTTCTCACTCAAATTAAAAATATTTTAGAGATTTTCGGGCTAGGTTTAAATACTTCTTTCAATGAAATTCCTCGTGAAGCCGTAGATTATATTTACTACGGTTGCCAAAAAGAATTTACTGCTGATTTGAAATACGCCGGAATTTCTAAGAAAATAAAAATCAATTTTGAAGGGTTAATTCCTTATTTAAGTCAAGTGATTGAAGACAAAGAAAACTACGATGCAGTAGTACTTGAAAGACAATTTACTACCGAAGAAACTTGTCCAGAATGCAACGGAGCGAGACTCCAAAAAAGCAGTTTGGCTTTTAAAATTGATGGAAAAAATATTGCTGAAATCAATGCGTTGAGTTTGTTGGATTTGAAAGATTGGATTCAAGAAGTTAAAGAAAAATTCAGCGAAAAAAATAAAATCATCGCCAACGAAATTCTAAAAGAAATAGAAACCAGATTGCAGTTTTTATTAGACGTTGGTTTAGATTATTTAAGCTTGAGTAGAAGTTCTAGAACGCTTTCTGGTGGCGAATCTCAGAGAATTAGATTGGCTACACAAATTGGTTCTCAGTTGGTAAATGTATTGTATATTTTAGATGAACCAAGCATTGGCTTGCATCAAAGAGATAACGAAAGACTCATCAATTCATTGAAAAATCTGCGAGATATTGGCAATTCTGTTCTCGTGGTAGAACATGATAAAGACATGATTCTAGAAGCCGATTACGTTCTCGATATCGGTCCTAGAGCTGGTAAACACGGTGGCGAAATTCTTTGGCAAGGAAAACCTAAAGATCTAATCAAAGCCAATACAATCACGGCAGATTATCTCACTGGAAAAAGAAGCATAGAAATCCCTAAAGAAAGAAGAAAAGGAAATGGAAAATTTCTAAAATTAAAAGGCGCAACAGGAAATAACCTGAAAAACGTAAACCTAGAAGTTCCTTTAGGAAAATTAGTGGTGGTAACAGGAATTTCGGGAAGTGGAAAATCTTCTTTGATTAACGGAACGCTTTATCCAATTCTCAACAAACATTTTTACAGAGCGGTTCAAGAACCTTTGCCTTATAAAAAATTTGAAGGCATCGAAAATATCGACAAAATTGTAGATGTAGACCAAACTCCGATTGGAAGAACACCACGTTCTAATCCTGCAACTTACACCGGAATGTTCACCGATATTAGAAATCTTTTTGCAGAATTGCCAGAATCTAAAATTCGTGGTTACAAAGCGGGGAGATTTTCTTTCAATGTAAAAGGTGGAAGATGCGAAACGTGTCAAGGTGGCGGTTTAAAAGTCATTGAAATGAACTTTTTACCTGATGTTTACGTGCATTGCGAAACCTGCAACGGAAAACGCTTTAACCGAGAAACTTTGGAAGTTCGCTACAAAGGAAAATCGATTTCTGATGTGTTGGAAATGACGATAGATGAAGCGGTAGATTTCTTCCAACCGATTCCTAAAATTTATGCAAAAGTGAAGACTTTGCAAGACGTTGGTTTGGGTTACATTACACTTGGTCAACAATCTACCACATTAAGTGGAGGAGAAGCGCAACGTATAAAACTGGCGACAGAACTTGCCAAAAAACAAACAGGGAACACGCTTTATATTCTGGATGAACCTACAACAGGTTTGCACTTTGAAGATGTAAAAATTCTAATGGAAGCCATCAATCAGTTGGTAGAATTAGGCAATTCTTTTATTATTATTGAACATAATTTAGATGTCATTAAATTGGCAGACCACATTATAGACATCGGTCCAGAAGGTGGAAAACACGGTGGCGAAATCATCGCAACGGGAACTCCTGAAGAATTGATAAAATCAAAAAAATCTTTGACTGCTAAATTTTTAAAAAAGGAAATGGAATTGACTAATCCTAAAATAGGTTTACAAGTTTTACATTAA
- a CDS encoding MFS transporter, with protein MKQNIKNNPKIMKAWAFYDWANSVYSLVITSTIFPIYYSIITTAYEKSEYVTETGKWIKVPVRNMINIFGKDYQPDAVYGYSLTISFLIVVILSPILSSLADTIGNKKSFLQFFAYLGATSCMGLAMFTNMNNVFLGLLFSITASVGFWGSLVFYNSFLPDIATPDKQDALSAKGYVYGYIGSVILVVICLALIMFFADTPKEALLYTRISFLFTGAWWFGFSQYTFKHLPQFGEVKDQLPKDLVLLNLKNIFKSHKSNGGFVEVLKDNIIFYIEIVKESFRELYKVGAQLFRTANLKYFLASFFFYSVGMQTIFLMATLFGKSEINLEQGKLIMTLLIIQIEAIIGAIFFSRLSKRIGNKNVISITIILWIFACLSAYFLKKENPNVEYQFYGIAAIIGLVMGGIQSMSRSTYSRLLPKDSMDNTTYFSFYDVLEKIAIILGTFIFALLIDNYDAIRLFFLQETSFQLPTTSGMRFAALSMSVFFALGLFFIRFLKFNKISDKETL; from the coding sequence ATGAAACAAAATATCAAAAACAACCCTAAAATCATGAAAGCTTGGGCTTTCTACGATTGGGCGAATTCTGTTTATTCACTGGTAATTACCTCTACCATTTTTCCTATTTACTATTCTATTATTACTACTGCTTATGAAAAAAGCGAGTACGTAACCGAAACAGGAAAATGGATTAAAGTTCCAGTGAGAAATATGATTAATATTTTCGGAAAAGATTATCAACCAGATGCAGTTTATGGCTATTCTCTAACGATTTCGTTTTTGATTGTGGTCATTCTTTCGCCTATTTTATCCTCTTTGGCAGACACCATTGGAAATAAAAAGTCTTTCTTGCAATTTTTCGCTTATTTAGGAGCAACTTCTTGTATGGGATTGGCTATGTTTACCAATATGAATAACGTTTTCTTAGGATTGCTTTTCAGTATTACTGCGAGTGTAGGATTCTGGGGAAGTTTGGTTTTCTACAATTCATTCTTACCGGATATTGCTACGCCAGATAAGCAAGATGCACTTTCTGCAAAAGGTTACGTTTATGGTTACATTGGCTCCGTAATTTTAGTGGTGATTTGTTTGGCATTAATTATGTTTTTTGCAGACACTCCAAAAGAAGCACTTTTATACACTAGAATTTCATTCTTATTCACGGGAGCTTGGTGGTTTGGATTCTCTCAATATACCTTCAAACATTTACCTCAATTTGGTGAAGTAAAAGACCAACTACCAAAAGATTTAGTATTGCTGAATCTAAAAAATATTTTCAAAAGTCATAAATCAAACGGTGGCTTTGTAGAAGTTTTAAAAGACAATATTATCTTCTACATTGAAATCGTGAAAGAAAGTTTTAGAGAATTATATAAAGTTGGCGCACAATTATTCAGAACTGCTAATCTTAAGTATTTTTTAGCAAGTTTCTTCTTTTACAGTGTTGGAATGCAGACCATTTTCCTAATGGCTACATTGTTCGGGAAGAGTGAAATTAACCTTGAACAAGGAAAACTCATTATGACCTTGTTAATCATTCAAATTGAAGCAATCATTGGTGCCATTTTCTTCTCGAGATTATCAAAAAGAATAGGCAATAAAAATGTGATTAGCATTACCATTATTTTATGGATATTCGCTTGTCTTTCTGCTTATTTCCTCAAAAAAGAAAATCCAAATGTAGAATATCAATTTTACGGAATTGCAGCCATCATCGGTTTAGTAATGGGAGGTATTCAGTCGATGTCTCGTTCTACCTACAGTAGACTTTTACCGAAAGATTCTATGGATAATACTACGTATTTCAGCTTTTATGATGTATTAGAAAAGATAGCAATTATCCTAGGAACCTTCATTTTTGCACTATTAATCGACAATTATGATGCAATTAGGTTGTTCTTCTTACAAGAAACTTCATTCCAACTGCCTACCACTTCAGGAATGAGATTTGCAGCACTTTCTATGTCGGTTTTCTTTGCATTAGGATTGTTTTTCATTAGATTTTTGAAATTCAACAAAATATCAGACAAAGAAACTTTGTAA
- a CDS encoding acetyl-CoA C-acyltransferase translates to MKEVFIVSAARTPMGSFLGSLSSIPAPKLGSIAIKGALDKINLDAKHVQEVYMGNVLQAGEGQAPARQAALGAGLSNETPSTTINKVCASGMKAVMMASQSIKSGDQDVIVAGGMENMSQVPHYYSARNAVKLGDVKMQDGMLVDGLTDVYNKIHMGVCAEKCAAKYEFSREDQDNFAIQSYKRSAEAWASGKFKEEIVPVEIPQRKGEPIIFAEDEEYKNVNFDRIGTLPTVFQKENGTVTAANASPLNDGASALVLMSKEKMEELGLRPLAKIVSYADAAHEPEWFTTAPAKALPIALKKAGLEVSDIDFFEFNEAFSVVGLANNKILGLDESKVNVNGGAVSLGHPLGSSGARIIVTLINVLKQNNGKYGAAAICNGGGGASAIVIENL, encoded by the coding sequence ATGAAAGAAGTATTTATCGTTTCAGCAGCAAGAACACCTATGGGAAGTTTTCTAGGAAGTTTATCCAGCATTCCTGCCCCTAAATTAGGTTCAATTGCTATCAAAGGAGCGTTAGACAAAATTAATCTTGACGCAAAACACGTTCAAGAAGTTTATATGGGTAATGTTTTACAAGCTGGAGAAGGACAAGCTCCTGCTCGTCAAGCTGCATTAGGCGCCGGTTTATCAAACGAAACACCTTCTACCACTATCAATAAAGTATGTGCTTCTGGGATGAAAGCCGTAATGATGGCTTCTCAGTCTATTAAATCTGGTGACCAAGACGTAATTGTAGCAGGTGGGATGGAAAACATGAGCCAAGTTCCGCATTATTACAGTGCGAGAAATGCTGTAAAATTGGGAGATGTAAAAATGCAAGACGGAATGTTAGTTGACGGTTTGACTGATGTTTACAACAAAATCCACATGGGAGTTTGTGCAGAAAAATGTGCTGCAAAATATGAATTCTCAAGAGAAGACCAAGACAACTTCGCGATTCAGTCTTATAAAAGAAGTGCTGAAGCTTGGGCTTCTGGTAAATTTAAAGAGGAAATCGTTCCTGTAGAAATTCCACAGAGAAAAGGAGAACCGATTATTTTCGCAGAAGACGAAGAATATAAAAATGTAAATTTTGACAGAATTGGAACTTTGCCTACTGTTTTCCAAAAAGAAAATGGAACAGTAACTGCTGCAAATGCTTCTCCATTAAATGATGGTGCTTCTGCATTGGTTTTAATGTCAAAAGAAAAAATGGAAGAACTTGGGTTAAGACCTTTAGCAAAAATCGTTTCTTATGCAGATGCTGCACACGAACCAGAATGGTTTACCACAGCTCCTGCAAAAGCATTACCAATTGCTCTTAAAAAAGCTGGTTTAGAAGTTTCTGATATTGATTTCTTCGAGTTTAATGAAGCTTTTTCAGTAGTTGGTTTAGCCAACAATAAAATTTTAGGTTTAGACGAATCTAAGGTAAATGTTAATGGTGGTGCCGTTTCATTAGGACATCCTCTAGGAAGTTCTGGTGCTAGAATTATCGTTACACTCATTAATGTTTTAAAACAAAACAATGGTAAATATGGTGCTGCTGCAATCTGTAATGGAGGTGGTGGTGCTTCTGCAATTGTGATTGAGAATTTATAA
- a CDS encoding nucleoside permease, with amino-acid sequence MNIKFRLTLLSFLQFFVWGAWLITIANYWFGTKQWDGTKFGAVFSTMGIASVFMPTLVGIIADRWINAERIYGILHILYAAVLFYLPQVTTPDTFFAVMLLAMVFYMPTIALANSISYTLLKNNNYDVVKDFPPIRVWGTIGFIVAMWITNLSGNKASEFQFYIAGVAAVLLGLYSFALPACKPQKLISKDSSLVEVLGLNAFKLFGNYKMALFFIFSMFLGGALQLTNAYGDVFLSEFENFPKYADSFVVKYSTIIMSISQVSETLFILAIPFFLRKYGIKNVMLMSMFAWVLRFGLFSFGNPTSGLWMIILSCIIYGMAFDFFNISGSLFVETNTNSKIRSSAQGLFMMMTNGFGAIIGSVSAGWAIDKFFTQKFSTADSLAGFLDTTVDNSKFVEFIGKQGSSIVNGTLTKEIAMKDWPHIWLAFAAYALVIAVLFALMFKHKHNPEAIGNVSH; translated from the coding sequence ATGAATATTAAATTTAGATTGACACTGCTCAGTTTTCTACAATTTTTTGTTTGGGGAGCTTGGCTAATCACCATCGCTAATTATTGGTTTGGAACCAAACAATGGGATGGAACAAAGTTTGGCGCTGTTTTTAGTACTATGGGAATTGCTTCTGTATTCATGCCTACTTTAGTAGGAATCATCGCAGATAGATGGATTAATGCTGAGAGAATTTATGGAATTCTGCATATTTTATACGCTGCGGTTCTGTTTTATTTACCTCAAGTAACCACACCAGATACATTTTTTGCAGTGATGCTTCTTGCGATGGTATTTTACATGCCTACAATTGCACTAGCAAACTCTATTTCTTATACTTTACTTAAAAACAATAATTACGACGTGGTAAAAGATTTTCCACCGATTAGAGTTTGGGGAACAATTGGCTTCATCGTAGCGATGTGGATTACGAATTTATCTGGAAATAAAGCTTCAGAATTTCAATTTTACATTGCAGGTGTAGCAGCAGTTTTACTTGGTTTATATTCATTTGCATTACCAGCTTGTAAACCACAAAAATTAATTTCTAAAGACTCTTCGCTAGTAGAAGTTTTAGGTCTAAACGCATTCAAACTTTTTGGAAACTATAAAATGGCTCTTTTCTTCATATTCTCTATGTTTTTAGGAGGTGCTTTACAGTTAACCAATGCATATGGAGATGTGTTTTTAAGTGAATTCGAGAATTTTCCAAAATACGCAGATTCATTCGTAGTGAAATATTCTACCATTATCATGTCTATTTCTCAAGTTTCTGAAACTTTATTCATCCTTGCTATTCCTTTCTTTTTAAGAAAATATGGAATTAAAAACGTAATGTTAATGAGTATGTTTGCTTGGGTTTTAAGATTTGGTTTATTCAGTTTTGGTAATCCTACTTCAGGACTTTGGATGATTATTTTATCATGTATTATCTACGGAATGGCGTTTGATTTCTTCAATATTTCTGGTTCACTTTTCGTAGAAACCAATACCAATTCTAAAATTCGTTCTTCAGCTCAAGGTTTATTTATGATGATGACCAATGGTTTCGGAGCGATTATCGGAAGCGTTTCTGCAGGTTGGGCGATTGATAAATTCTTTACTCAAAAATTCTCTACCGCAGATTCTTTAGCTGGATTTTTAGATACTACAGTAGACAATTCTAAATTTGTAGAATTTATAGGAAAACAAGGTTCTTCCATTGTAAATGGTACTTTGACTAAAGAGATTGCGATGAAAGATTGGCCACACATTTGGTTAGCTTTCGCTGCTTACGCTTTAGTGATTGCTGTACTTTTCGCTTTGATGTTTAAACACAAGCACAATCCAGAAGCAATAGGAAACGTATCTCATTAA
- a CDS encoding bifunctional nuclease family protein, with protein sequence MDYKQLIIRGISYSQTQSGAYALLLEHEETGVKLPVVIGNFEAQSISLGLEKDLRPPRPLTHDLFTKFVNSTHYTLESVIIYQIIDGVFFSNLNFKNTENGEELILDARTSDAVAMAVRFDAPIYTTEQVLNEAGILLEIDNNNELPEPEEALESETSDLKKLSTEELQILLDDAVREEDYDAAMEIQEELKRRNKKID encoded by the coding sequence ATGGATTATAAACAACTAATCATACGCGGAATATCTTATAGTCAAACTCAATCTGGAGCTTATGCATTGCTTCTGGAACATGAAGAAACTGGCGTAAAACTACCTGTAGTAATTGGTAATTTTGAGGCTCAATCTATTTCTTTAGGTTTAGAAAAAGACTTGAGACCACCTCGTCCACTCACGCATGATCTATTTACCAAATTTGTAAATTCTACTCATTATACCCTAGAATCGGTAATTATTTATCAAATTATTGACGGCGTTTTCTTCTCTAATCTCAATTTTAAAAACACAGAAAACGGAGAAGAACTTATTTTAGATGCCAGAACTTCTGATGCTGTAGCAATGGCAGTACGTTTTGATGCCCCAATCTATACTACAGAACAAGTATTGAACGAAGCTGGAATTCTTCTAGAAATTGACAATAATAATGAATTGCCAGAACCAGAAGAGGCTTTAGAAAGTGAAACTTCTGACCTCAAAAAACTCAGTACAGAAGAATTACAAATTTTATTAGACGATGCAGTGAGAGAAGAAGATTATGATGCCGCTATGGAAATCCAAGAAGAACTCAAAAGACGAAATAAAAAAATTGACTAG